From a region of the Triticum urartu cultivar G1812 unplaced genomic scaffold, Tu2.1 TuUngrouped_contig_1676, whole genome shotgun sequence genome:
- the LOC125526750 gene encoding UDP-glucose 6-dehydrogenase 4: MVKICCIGAGYVGGPTMAVIAIKCPAIEVVVVDISKPRIDAWNSDTLPIYEPGLDDVVKACRGKNLFFSTDVEKHVAEADIIFVSVNTPTKTRGLGAGKAADLTYWESAARMIADVSKSDKIVVEKSTVPVKTAEAIEKILTHNSKGINYQILSNPEFLAEGTAIEDLFKPDRVLIGGRETPGGQKAVQALKEVYAHWVPEANIITTNLWSAELSKLAANAFLAQRISSVNAMSALCEATGANVSEVSYAIGKDSRIGPKFLNASVGFGGSCFQKDILNLVYICECNGLPEVANYWKQVIKINDYQKSRFVNRVVSSMFNTVSGKKIAVLGFAFKKDTGDTRETPAIDVCKGLVGDKAQVSIYDPQVTEEQIQRDLAMNKFDWDHPMHLQPTSPTAVKQVSVVWDAYEACKGAHGVCILTEWDEFKKLDYQKIFDNMQKPAFVFDGRNVVDAEKLREMGFIVYSIGKPLDGWLKDMPAVA; this comes from the coding sequence ATGGTGAAGATCTGCTGCATCGGAGCTGGCTACGTGGGCGGCCCAACCATGGCCGTCATTGCCATCAAGTGCCCGGCGATCGAGGTTGTTGTCGTCGACATCTCCAAGCCCCGCATTGACGCCTGGAACAGCGACACCCTCCCCATCTACGAGCCCGGCCTCGACGACGTTGTCAAGGCCTGCAGGGGCAAGAACCTCTTCTTCAGCACTGATGTTGAGAAGCATGTCGCCGAGGCCGACATCATCTTCGTGTCCGTGAACACCCCCACCAAGACCCGCGGCCTGGGAGCCGGCAAGGCCGCCGACCTCACCTACTGGGAGAGCGCCGCCCGGATGATCGCCGACGTGTCCAAGTCGGACAAAATCGTCGTCGAGAAGTCCACCGTGCCTGTCAAGACCGCCGAGGCCATCGAGAAGATCCTGACCCACAACAGCAAGGGCATCAACTACCAGATCCTGTCCAACCCGGAGTTCCTCGCCGAGGGCACGGCGATCGAGGACCTGTTCAAGCCCGACAGGGTGCTCATCGGCGGCCGGGAGACCCCCGGGGGCCAGAAGGCCGTCCAGGCCCTCAAGGAGGTGTACGCCCACTGGGTGCCCGAGGCGAACATCATCACCACCAACCTGTGGTCGGCCGAGCTCTCCAAGCTGGCCGCCAACGCGTTCCTGGCGCAGAGGATCTCGTCCGTGAACGCCATGTCGGCGCTGTGCGAGGCCACCGGCGCCAACGTGTCGGAGGTGTCGTACGCCATCGGCAAGGACTCGCGGATCGGGCCCAAGTTCCTGAACGCCAGCGTGGGGTTCGGCGGGTCGTGCTTCCAGAAGGACATCCTGAACCTGGTGTACATCTGCGAGTGCAACGGCCTGCCGGAGGTGGCCAACTACTGGAAGCAGGTGATCAAGATCAACGACTACCAGAAGAGCCGGTTCGTGAACCGGGTGGTGTCGTCCATGTTCAACACGGTGTCCGGCAAGAAGATCGCGGTGCTCGGGTTCGCGTTCAAGAAGGACACGGGCGACACCCGGGAGACGCCGGCGATCGACGTGTGCAAGGGCCTGGTGGGCGACAAGGCCCAGGTGAGCATCTACGACCCGCAGGTGACGGAGGAGCAGATCCAGCGGGACCTGGCCATGAACAAGTTCGACTGGGACCACCCGATGCACCTGCAGCCGACCAGCCCCACGGCGGTGAAGCAGGTGAGCGTGGTGTGGGACGCGTACGAGGCCTGCAAGGGCGCCCACGGCGTGTGCATCCTCACCGAGTGGGACGAGTTCAAGAAGctcgactaccagaagatctTCGACAACATGCAGAAGCCGGCCTTCGTGTTCGACGGCCGCAACGTGGTCGACGCCGAGAAGCTCAGGGAGATGGGCTTCATCGTCTACTCCATCGGCAAGCCGCTCGACGGCTGGCTCAAGGACATGCCCGCCGTGGCCTAA